One window from the genome of Acidimicrobiales bacterium encodes:
- a CDS encoding DUF6687 family protein, with the protein MARSAFRYVPAGRVDGHPHVMVDGAPRPGTVATLSHWPGTPTPEALWDDVSAGIVLRALARPELLARRVRTATIDHYDADGVIALALLCVDGLAAEHGPLLVEAARVGDFDVVTERRAALIAFALATLGDARRAEAACGPAPRGDVMAMCAWSATGALSVLPALAADPAGHEALWAEEARAYDAASGALARGWAVIEERPEHDLAVVRVDTTHPGAGTAAWGDAPLHRAAVHSATSCLRIATVAGDRLDLRYRYESWVRLVSRRPRPRVDLAPVAAELTRAEDGGASWVFDGASAVTGALHVAGGGPSTLDPAHFVETVCSRLDTLDAGPPAWDPYALPVRSRTTSG; encoded by the coding sequence GTGGCGCGCTCGGCCTTCCGCTACGTCCCCGCCGGGCGCGTGGACGGCCACCCGCACGTCATGGTGGACGGGGCCCCGCGTCCGGGGACCGTGGCCACGTTGTCGCACTGGCCGGGGACGCCCACGCCCGAGGCGCTGTGGGACGACGTCTCGGCCGGCATCGTGCTGCGAGCGCTGGCGCGACCCGAGCTGCTGGCGCGCCGCGTCCGCACGGCAACCATCGACCACTACGACGCCGACGGCGTCATCGCCCTGGCCTTGCTGTGCGTCGACGGGCTGGCCGCCGAGCACGGGCCGCTCCTGGTCGAGGCGGCCAGGGTCGGCGACTTCGACGTGGTGACCGAGCGCCGCGCCGCTCTGATCGCCTTCGCGCTGGCCACGTTGGGAGACGCCCGACGCGCCGAGGCGGCGTGCGGGCCCGCGCCCCGGGGCGACGTCATGGCCATGTGCGCGTGGTCGGCGACCGGGGCCCTGTCGGTCCTGCCCGCGCTGGCGGCGGATCCGGCTGGTCACGAAGCCCTGTGGGCCGAGGAGGCCCGCGCCTACGACGCCGCCTCGGGCGCGCTCGCCCGGGGGTGGGCCGTTATCGAGGAGCGCCCCGAGCACGACCTGGCGGTCGTCCGGGTCGACACGACCCACCCCGGTGCCGGGACGGCGGCGTGGGGCGACGCGCCCCTGCACCGTGCCGCTGTGCACTCGGCCACCTCGTGCCTGCGGATCGCGACCGTCGCCGGCGACCGGCTCGACCTGCGTTACCGCTACGAGTCGTGGGTGCGGCTCGTCAGCCGCCGGCCCCGTCCGCGTGTCGATCTGGCCCCCGTGGCCGCCGAGCTGACACGGGCCGAGGACGGGGGAGCGAGCTGGGTGTTCGACGGTGCCAGCGCCGTCACCGGCGCGCTGCACGTGGCCGGGGGAGGGCCGAGCACGCTCGACCCGGCCCATTTCGTCGAGACGGTGTGCAGCCGGCTCGACACCCTCGACGCCGGGCCGCCGGCCTGGGACCCCTACGCCCTGCCGGTACGGTCCCGCACCACCTCGGGGTGA
- a CDS encoding 4a-hydroxytetrahydrobiopterin dehydratase, whose protein sequence is MEVLDPSTVDAELEGGGLAWERQGEELVTTHRGRHFADSLAYVNAVGALAEAMDHHPDVDIRWNVVTLRLSTHAAGGITRLDLDLARQIDALSAPGG, encoded by the coding sequence GTGGAGGTTCTCGACCCGTCCACGGTCGACGCCGAGCTCGAGGGAGGCGGCCTGGCCTGGGAGCGACAGGGGGAGGAGCTCGTCACGACGCACCGCGGCCGGCACTTCGCCGACTCCCTCGCCTACGTCAACGCCGTGGGCGCGCTGGCGGAGGCGATGGACCACCACCCCGACGTGGACATCCGCTGGAACGTCGTGACACTGCGATTGTCGACCCACGCGGCCGGTGGCATCACGCGTCTCGACCTCGACCTCGCCCGGCAGATCGACGCCCTGTCCGCGCCCGGCGGCTGA